A window from Gemmatimonadaceae bacterium encodes these proteins:
- the rpmG gene encoding 50S ribosomal protein L33 codes for MPREKIILACGECKNRNYFTAKNKRTHPERVEWKKYCPRCNTHTVHKETK; via the coding sequence ATGCCGCGTGAAAAAATCATTCTCGCCTGTGGCGAGTGCAAGAATCGAAACTACTTCACCGCGAAGAACAAGCGTACGCACCCGGAACGGGTCGAGTGGAAGAAGTACTGCCCGCGGTGCAACACGCATACAGTGCACAAGGAAACGAAGTAA
- the tuf gene encoding elongation factor Tu (EF-Tu; promotes GTP-dependent binding of aminoacyl-tRNA to the A-site of ribosomes during protein biosynthesis; when the tRNA anticodon matches the mRNA codon, GTP hydrolysis results; the inactive EF-Tu-GDP leaves the ribosome and release of GDP is promoted by elongation factor Ts; many prokaryotes have two copies of the gene encoding EF-Tu), translating to EMVMPGDNIQMEITLITPIAMDEGLRFAIREGGRTVGAGVVTKIIK from the coding sequence GAGATGGTGATGCCGGGGGACAACATCCAGATGGAGATCACGCTGATCACGCCGATCGCCATGGATGAGGGGCTGCGGTTCGCCATTCGCGAAGGCGGGCGCACGGTCGGCGCCGGCGTCGTCACCAAGATCATCAAGTAA